A window of the Henckelia pumila isolate YLH828 chromosome 3, ASM3356847v2, whole genome shotgun sequence genome harbors these coding sequences:
- the LOC140893249 gene encoding NDR1/HIN1-like protein 13, whose protein sequence is MEERDATGTYVVQIPRNQVYRVPPPENARIVEQHTRNFPQKARKCGPSRVLCWLLLILLLLGIVAAVALLGLRATLYNPKPPQFKLTQFHPKNLDQPLLPADHKNNNTHNHAHPPEYDVALLATNPNERMSVSFLGAGKSSLVFKNKKIGHGGAPPSSTEEPNSPISVALYGAPLTEAIKKSVADANDTKSMQLQIETSIEFNSWARNERKDIVITCDFKVKGSFFKMPKVSSQECRTEL, encoded by the coding sequence ATGGAGGAGCGGGACGCCACCGGAACCTACGTCGTCCAGATCCCCCGCAATCAAGTCTACCGCGTCCCACCGCCCGAAAACGCCCGTATCGTCGAGCAGCACACCCGTAATTTCCCACAGAAAGCAAGGAAATGCGGCCCGTCTCGCGTGCTTTGCTGGCTTCTTCTCATCCTCCTCCTCCTCGGGATCGTGGCCGCGGTCGCCCTTCTAGGCCTCCGCGCCACCTTGTACAACCCCAAGCCGCCCCAATTCAAGCTCACCCAATTCCATCCCAAGAATCTGGACCAACCTCTCCTCCCAGCAGATCACAAGAACAACAACACCCACAACCACGCCCACCCGCCGGAATACGACGTCGCGCTTCTCGCAACAAACCCTAATGAGAGGATGTCCGTTTCCTTCCTCGGAGCTGGAAAATCTTCTCTTGTTTTCAAGAACAAGAAAATAGGGCACGGAGGGGCTCCACCATCATCCACAGAAGAACCCAATAGCCCCATATCTGTCGCACTTTACGGGGCGCCGTTGACGGAAGCGATCAAGAAAAGTGTGGCCGATGCGAACGACACCAAATCCATGCAATTACAGATCGAGACCTCGATCGAGTTCAACAGCTGGGCGAGGAATGAGCGCAAAGATATCGTTATCACGTGTGATTTTAAGGTGAAAGGCTCGTTTTTTAAGATGCCGAAGGTGTCGTCTCAAGAATGTCGAACCGAGCTCTAG
- the LOC140892700 gene encoding probable protein phosphatase 2C 47 has translation MYRSGSCSEIGPKTFMEDEYICVDNLHEHLGTANGFPSPGAFYGVFDGHGGVGAASFARKNILNFIMEDLHFPDGVDRAIKNAFVKADNALADANNIDRSSGTTALTAIMLGRTMVIANAGDSRAVLGRRGRAIELSKDHKPNCTSEKLRIEKLGGVIYDGYLNGQLSVARALGDWHMKGAKGTKCPLSSEPEIQEVNLTEEDEFLIIGCDGLWDVMSSQYAVTVVRKALMMHNDPGKCSRELVCEALNRNTCDNLTVVVVCFSPDPPPRIEIPKSQKRRSISAEGLDLLKGVLNDV, from the exons ATGTATCGTTCAGGAAGCTGCTCTGAGATAGGGCCAAAGACATTTATGGAGGATGAGTACATCTGTGTAGATAACCTACATGAACATCTTGGTACTGCTAATGGTTTTCCTTCGCCTGGAGCATTTTACGGG GTTTTTGATGGTCATGGCGGCGTTGGTGCTGCGTCTTTTGCTAGAAAAAACATTCTTAACTTCATCATGGAGGACTTACATTTCCCGGATGGGGTTGATAGAGCAATCAAGAATGCTTTTGTGAAAGCAGACAACGCATTGGCAGATGCCAATAACATTGATCGCTCATCCGGGACGACCGCTCTGACTGCTATTATGTTAGGAAG GACCATGGTAATTGCTAATGCTGGGGATTCTCGAGCAGTTCTTGGGAGAAGAGGGAGAGCAATAGAATTGTCGAAAGATCACAAGCCCAACTGTACATCCGAAAAACTTAGAATCGAAAAGCTAGGAGGAGTTATCTATGATGGCTATCTCAACGGCCAACTATCGGTGGCACGAGCTTTGGGTGACTGGCATATGAAAGGTGCTAAAGGTACAAAATGCCCCTTAAGCTCAGAACCGGAGATACAAGAGGTTAACTTAACCGAAGAAGACGAATTCTTGATAATTGGCTGTGACGGTCTATGGGACGTCATGAGTAGCCAATATGCTGTAACCGTGGTAAGGAAGGCGCTGATGATGCATAATGATCCTGGGAAGTGTTCCCGAGAACTTGTCTGTGAGGCACTCAATCGCAACACATGCGATAATCTCACGGTGGTTGTGGTCTGTTTCTCACCCGATCCACCACCTCGTATCGAGATTCCTAAATCTCAGAAGAGGAGGAGCATATCAGCTGAAGGGCTTGATCTTTTAAAGGGTGTACTGAATGATGTTTGA
- the LOC140892795 gene encoding uncharacterized protein, with amino-acid sequence MSTLKEILTRRPVVATIRLTVPAGGAKPAPPVGPALGQYRLNLMSFCKDFNARTQKYKPETPMAVTITAFQDNTFEFTVKSPSVTWYLKKAAGIESGSSRPGHVSASTITLKHVYEIAKIKQSDPYCQYMSLEAISRSIIGTANSMGIKVQKELD; translated from the coding sequence ATGTCTACGCTGAAAGAGATTCTGACCCGGCGGCCGGTGGTGGCAACCATCCGACTCACCGTGCCCGCAGGCGGAGCAAAACCAGCTCCGCCAGTAGGGCCGGCGCTAGGTCAATACAGGCTGAATCTGATGTCCTTCTGCAAAGACTTCAATGCCAGGACCCAGAAATACAAGCCCGAAACTCCCATGGCCGTCACCATTACTGCTTTCCAAGACAACACTTTCGAGTTCACCGTCAAATCCCCCTCAGTCACGTGGTACCTGAAGAAGGCGGCTGGAATCGAAAGCGGCAGCAGCCGCCCCGGTCACGTGAGCGCCTCTACGATCACCCTGAAGCACGTATACGAGATCGCTAAGATCAAGCAGAGCGATCCCTACTGTCAGTACATGTCGCTGGAAGCAATTTCTAGGTCGATTATCGGGACTGCGAATTCCATGGGGATTAAAGTTCAGAAGGAGCTCGATTGA
- the LOC140886420 gene encoding uncharacterized protein, producing the protein MEKFEAYFQMADTDRDGRISGNEAVAFFKASNLPQRVLAQIWTYADQNRTGFLGRSEFYNALKLVTVAQSKRDLTPDIVKAALYGPASAKIPAPEINLAATPSPQSNLTAVASPTQLSATPISNQGIGVSGPRGFQSQQGQFVRPPQPPAPSYGFQSQPGISSQGLTGSGSSFVPHRPSSSDSFSGSTNAYSAGISSQVSNRNLSSSTTEGGFGPMSSAAQSKPSEMTGLAETSSSKPNDTVFLGPQVGKEDSKQHKPSGNGFSPDSVFGDVFSVTPSEPKQNPSAIAYSAGSMADSSAGTLPTKQTVVPQPPAIQAQQFQSTGKANQQISAKKPPVPPVPAGNLTSVQTQPPWPKITPSDVQKYSKVFVQVDTDRDGKITGEQARNLFLSWRLPREVLKQVWDLSDQDNDSMLSLREFCIALYLMERYREGRPIPAALPNLIFDETLSASSQPAASYGNTSWRPPAGFQQPPGARNARPISSVGGGRPPRPGPVPQPDAPVQQKPKVPDLEKHLVDQLSTEEQDSLNKKFEEAKNAEKQVADLEKDILEAKQKIQYYQTKMQELILYKSRCDNRLNEITEKVVADKKEADSLARKYEEKYKQVGDVASKLTIEEATFRDIQDKKMELYRTIVKLEQDNADGIQERVNQIQSDLEELVKALNERCKTYGLRGKPTSLVELPFGWQPGIEGTAADWDDVWDKFEDEGFQYVKELTLDVENVIAPPKPKFALIREKVTPYDNSGSTKSPSKDDKKSDVHDSGERLAQSERPNNQNLEQPVRSPPDSPSGSAFDSPSHKLPELKLMKDVNINGSPHGFDTPGGYGRAESVLSGEKGFDEPGWGSFDSHYDTVAAWDFNPGTPKDSDLERRSESSLFGPDDWALNPIRTGSRTVDSTPTQGPFFDSVPSTPLYNSASILNPIRTGSTGMDTPKQGPFFDSVPSTPLYNSASSPHGDMFSRNTLFADSVPSTPMYNFNTSPKGFSEASEEPYSFNSFSRFDSFNMSDSGPFGSRESLTRFDSMRSTRDSDFDQGYFPPQENSFARFDSFRSTADSDYNFGSLPQRDTFTRFDSMRSTRDSDYGHGFPSFDDAADPFGSNEPFRTSLEGQTPKKDSDSWKAF; encoded by the exons ATATGGACATATGCTGATCAAAACAGAACTGGTTTCCTAGGTCGTTCGGAATTTTATAATGCTTTGAAACTTGTTACGGTGGCACAAAGTAAACGAGATTTGACCCCAGATATTGTGAAAGCTGCTTTATATGGTCCAGCTTCAGCTAAAATCCCTGCTCCGGAGATAAATCTTGCAGCTACTCCTAGTCCTCAGTCAAATTTGACGGCTGTTGCATCTCCTACGCAGCTGAGTGCCACTCCAATCTCTAATCAAGGTATTGGTGTGAGTGGTCCACGTGGATTTCAATCTCAGCAAGGCCAATTCGTGAGGCCACCTCAGCCCCCAGCTCCTAGTTATGGCTTCCAGTCTCAACCAGGCATTTCAAGCCAAGGATTGACTGGGTCAGGTTCTAGTTTTGTTCCTCATCGCCCTAGCTCCTCTGATTCATTTTCTGGTAGTACTAATGCTTACTCTGCTGGAATTTCCTCTCAAGTCTCTAACAGAAACCTAAGTTCTTCCACAACAGAGGGTGGATTTGGACCTATGTCATCTGCTGCACAATCAAAACCTTCAGAAATGACTGGGTTGGCGGAAACTTCTTCATCCAAGCCAAATGATACGGTTTTCTTGGGCCCCCAGGTTGGAAAGGAAGACTCAAAACAACATAAACCTTCTGGAAACGGCTTCTCTCCGGACTCAGTTTTTGGGGATGTGTTCTCGGTGACACCTTCTGAACCAAAGCAGAACCCCTCAGCTATTGCATATTCTGCTGGCAGCATGGCTGACTCGTCAGCTGGAACTCTACCTACTAAGCAAACTGTTGTTCCTCAGCCTCCAGCTATTCAAGCTCAACAATTCCAGTCCACAGGGAAAGCAAACCAACAAATCTCTGCTAAAAAACCCCCTGTACCTCCTGTTCCAGCTGGAAATCTTACTTCTGTTCAAACTCAGCCCCCATGGCCTAAGATTACTCCATCAGATGTTCAAAAGTACAGCAAGGTATTTGTGCAAGTCGACACTGACAGAGATGGGAAAATTACTGGTGAACAGGCGCGTAACTTATTCCTGAGTTGGAGGCTACCACGAG AGGTCTTAAAGCAGGTCTGGGACTTGTCTGACCAAGACAATGATAGCATGCTTTCTTTGAGGGAATTCTGCATTGCTCTCTATTTGATGGAACGGTATAGGGAAGGGCGGCCTATTCCAGCAGCGCTCCCCAATCTTATATTTGACGAGACATTGTCTGCCTCCAGTCAACCTGCTGCGTCATATGGCAATACATCTTGGAGACCTCCTGCTG GCTTCCAACAACCCCCAGGGGCTAGGAATGCACGACCAATTTCTTCTGTTGGTGGAGGCAGGCCTCCTCGTCCAGGTCCTGTTCCCCAGCCTGATGCACCAGTCCAACAAAAGCCCAAAGTTCCCGATCTAGAGAAGCATCTTGTAGATCAACTCAGCACAGAGGAGCAGGATTCCCTGAATAAAAAGTTTGAGGAGGCAAAGAATGCAGAGAAACAG GTAGCAGATTTGGAAAAAGATATTTTAGAAGCTAAACAGAAAATTCAGTATTATCAAACCAAGATGCAAGAACTT ATACTGTACAAAAGCAGATGCGATAATCGTTTGAATGAGATCACCGAGAAAGTTGTAGCTGACAAAAAAGAG GCTGACTCATTAGCAAGGAAATATGAAGAAAAATACAAACAGGTTGGTGACGTGGCATCTAAATTAACCATTGAAGAAGCTACATTTCGTGATATTCAG GATAAAAAAATGGAACTATACCGAACAATTGTCAAATTGGAACAAGATAATGCTGATGGTATTCAG GAACGAGTAAATCAAATCCAGTCAGATCTCGAGGAACTGGTGAAAGCCTTGAATGAACGGTGCAAAACTTATGGGTTGCGTGGAAAACCAACCTCACTCGTTGAGCTTCCATTTG GTTGGCAACCTGGCATTGAAGGAACAGCTGCTGATTGGGATGATGTCTGGGATAAGTTTGAAGATGAAG GATTCCAATATGTCAAAGAGCTTACGCTTGATGTGGAAAATGTGATTGCACCTCCCAAACCAAAATTTGCATTGATTAGAGAGAAAGTTACTCCATATGATAATAGTGGTTCCACAAAGTCACCATCTAAAGACGATAAAAAATCAGACGTGCATGATTCTGGGGAGAGATTAGCTCAGAGTGAGAGGCCAAACAATCAAAACTTGGAGCAACCAGTAAGAAGTCCACCAGACAGTCCATCTGGAAGTGCATTTGATAGCCCATCACACAAATTGCCAGAACTGAAACTGATGAAGGATGTAAATATAAATGGCTCGCCACATGGATTTGACACCCCAGG TGGATATGGTAGAGCTGAATCTGTACTTTCTGGGGAGAAAGGTTTTGATGAGCCAGGTTGGGGTTCTTTTGATTCCCATTATGATACTGTTGCAGCATGGGATTTCAACCCTGGCACTCCCAAG GATTCTGACCTTGAGAGACGTAGTGAAAGTTCTTTATTTGGTCCCGATGACTGGGCATTAAACCCAATAAGAACTGGATCTAGGACAGTTGACTCGACTCCAACTCAGGGTCCATTCTTTGATTCTGTTCCTAGCACTCCACTCTATAACTCTGCCAGCATATTAAATCCAATTAGAACTGGGTCTACAGGCATGGACACTCCAAAGCAGGGTCCATTTTTTGATTCAGTTCCGAGCACACCACTCTATAATTCTGCAAGCTCCCCACACGGGGACATGTTTTCCAGGAATACTCTATTTGCCGATTCAGTTCCAAGCACACCAATGTACAATTTTAACACTTCTCCTAAAGGGTTCAGCGAAGCTTCTGAAGAGCCATATTCATTCAACAGTTTCTCAAGATTCGATTCCTTCAACATGAGCGACAGTGGTCCTTTTGGTTCTCGTGAGTCTTTGACAAGATTTGATTCAATGCGAAGCACTAGAGATTCTGACTTTGATCAAGGATACTTTCCACCCCAAGAAAACTCCTTCGCAAGATTTGATTCATTCCGGAGCACGGCAGATTCTGATTATAACTTTGGCTCGTTACCTCAAAGAGACACGTTTACTAGATTTGATTCCATGCGGAGTACTCGGGATTCTGACTATGGTCACGGTTTCCCTTCGTTTGATGATGCTGCAGATCCTTTCGGGTCTAACGAGCCTTTTAGGACATCTCTTGAGGGTCAAACACCGAAGAAAGATTCAGATAGTTGGAAAGCATTTTAG